CCGCGCCGACTGCCGTCAGGCCCGGGATCGAAGCGCGGCTTGGCGCGGTCCGCGGGAGGGCCAGGTAGGTGTTGAGCGCGTCGTGCTCGGCGTGGATCAGCTGATCGTCCGCGAGGAGGGCGTCGTCGGTGTTCGCGATGGCCCAGATGATCCCGTACGTCAGATCGTCGAGGCGATGAGCGTCGGGCACGACCAGGTTGAAGTCGGCACCGGGTTCGATGGGGAGCTGGCTTCGGGCCGTCAGGGCGTCCAGGACGAACACCTGGTGTTCCGCGTCGTTGGTGTGAGTGCCTAAGACGAGCCCGCGCCGTACCGGGCGGAGAAACTCCTTGAGCTGCTCGGGCTCAGTGACCGGCAGGCGGGCGCTGCTGCCACGGAAATCCGCTACCAGAAGGTGAACCGCCAGGGATGTGCCGTCGAACACACGTCGACCGTCGAGCTCCCACGTGTCCCCTCCACGGCCGGCGGCCGCAGTAAGCGACAGGCGAGATGTGGCCCATCTGGCCTCGATGTTTTGGGCGGCCCGGATCTGTTCTGGTCCTGCCGGCACGGCCGCCGGGCGCAGGACGGCCGGTGCGGGCCGGAAGAGTTCCTCTGCTGCAAAGCCGAACAGTTGCTCAAGCACGCGGCAGGTGTCGGGGCGCGGAAGGCCACACCATGTTCCCGTGAACCAGCGATCGAACGTACGTCGGGCAACGGTGACCGGCCTCGGCCTTCGCAACGGGTGATCCAACATGGCGGCCGAGGCCGCCTTGTCGAAGTGGATCGCGAAGGTCTCCCAGGTGGTCCACCGTCGCTCCTGGCACAGGACGCGAAACAGGGTAGGAGCAGCGGCCGTGCGTGACATGATTGCGGCCTCCGTCCCGGGCCTGCAGCCTTATTGAGGCTCCGGAGCGCATCACGCTCGGGAGCAGCTCTGCAGGGGAGCGTCTGTACTTGAGCAGGGGCATATGCCACGGGGTGCTACCGAGGCGACACGCGTCGTGACGTAGCCAGGATGCCGGTTGCGGCCCTCCCAGGCAATGTGTCTGGGCACATTGAACCCAAGAAGGTTGTTCCGCGGCCGGACAGACGGCACACTGGCGGCCATGGCGCCGACGAACGAGGTGCCGGCCTCGGTATTTCGCAGGGAACTCGGCCTCAGGCTGAAGGACTTGCGCAAGGAGTCCGGCCTCACCCTGGCAGAGGTAGGAAAGCTCGTTGGTGTCCACCACGGGCACCTGAGCCGGATCGAGCGGGGACAGCGCGCCACCACCGAGAGGTTGGTCCAGGACCTGCTCGACAAGGCCTACACCGACCTTGTGACGGACGTCAGCCGAATGCAGATCCTCGACCTCGTGCGAGCCGACTCAGTTAAGGAAGAGCCCCACCCACGGCACAGAGCTCTGCTGGCCAGCACGCAGATTGGTGGGTACCTCCGACTCGAACGGAGCGCGCGGA
The window above is part of the Streptomyces griseiscabiei genome. Proteins encoded here:
- a CDS encoding transcriptional regulator, XRE family protein; the encoded protein is MSRTAAAPTLFRVLCQERRWTTWETFAIHFDKAASAAMLDHPLRRPRPVTVARRTFDRWFTGTWCGLPRPDTCRVLEQLFGFAAEELFRPAPAVLRPAAVPAGPEQIRAAQNIEARWATSRLSLTAAAGRGGDTWELDGRRVFDGTSLAVHLLVADFRGSSARLPVTEPEQLKEFLRPVRRGLVLGTHTNDAEHQVFVLDALTARSQLPIEPGADFNLVVPDAHRLDDLTYGIIWAIANTDDALLADDQLIHAEHDALNTYLALPRTAPSRASIPGLTAVGAAWIGSYFCYRHITRHLADASSLPVFWTREQYGESSVGWLLWAHKHQYLREIEDRFATQPGREVSRTFCLPEAAVKESEPYELILLFLSIALMEMHRVKVHISDEPEMTTVDGFVLVPGQRAVIANWVRTEGIWQAATSSSHASMRDYADAAGHAARHSVASGATSPERLQALASYLGLDWAWLTHRCRSLGEQGVARMIRPRSRLIALDELESTLRFVGDLAN